A region from the Sulfuricurvum sp. genome encodes:
- a CDS encoding 4-fold beta flower protein yields the protein MKPVFNRHGRTIGWLHNGVIYDRTNCCRAFVFDGNVFTYNGEHLGFVQRGIFFDQRGRRIAYMDDASYDPMLPIPEITPAPPHPSDARSAPIPSAPPKAPPVSNHWSALKWDCFV from the coding sequence ATGAAACCTGTATTTAACCGTCACGGACGGACAATTGGATGGCTTCATAACGGTGTCATTTATGACCGTACAAATTGCTGCAGAGCATTTGTCTTTGATGGCAATGTATTCACTTACAATGGCGAACATCTGGGATTCGTTCAGCGAGGAATCTTTTTCGATCAGAGAGGACGGCGGATAGCCTATATGGATGATGCTTCCTACGATCCGATGCTTCCGATCCCGGAAATCACACCGGCTCCGCCACACCCATCAGATGCACGAAGCGCTCCTATACCTTCTGCTCCGCCAAAAGCTCCTCCTGTCTCGAATCATTGGAGTGCTTTAAAATGGGATTGTTTTGTTTAA
- the amt gene encoding ammonium transporter → MNEYSDIDLLWIVLSGILIFTMQLGFAMVETGTVRSKNTINVAMKNLIDTIFGVICFWIIGFGLMFGHDIGGIVGIDSFFIDGSNPAENGFFFFESMFAATSITIVSGAVAERMKFNGYVIVSIIVISIIYPIFGHWAWSAQGWLKQMGFIDFAGSTVVHSMGAWIGLAGAIILGPRLGRFRKGKISNFAPSNHNFIVFGVFILWFAWFAFNAGSLLAFNSSVSIILLNTLIAGSFGGFGTYLISLFLKKGIGVELFSFGIISGLVGITAGCADLTTTEAAFVGFVSAFIMYFSDHLLLKKFRIDDPLSVVGIHGFSGIWGTFAVGLFAPLQEGMSRMELIGVQSLGIVSAFIFSFGSGIILFLVLARFNSLRVSRRNEVIGLNVAEHQARLPWVETIDSIIRIMKTGNLQTKVYEERDTEVGIVARFFNYLLETVHHKQVELKNNNTLLRSSAQRDPLTALLNRRGLMENIETTSPYLQQISVIIIDIDKFKPINDTFGHAVGDSVLKELAILLKKIMRDNDIVARWGGEEFIVIIRTLDIALAEHIADKIRLSIETHLFPTIEHITCSFGVSAPKNDSVDFDTLFEQADKALYQAKELGRNRVCSW, encoded by the coding sequence ATGAACGAATATAGCGATATTGACCTGCTTTGGATCGTTTTAAGCGGCATTTTGATTTTTACCATGCAGCTCGGTTTTGCTATGGTCGAAACCGGCACCGTCCGTTCAAAAAATACGATCAATGTCGCTATGAAAAATCTCATTGATACGATTTTCGGCGTCATCTGTTTCTGGATAATCGGTTTTGGATTGATGTTTGGTCATGATATCGGCGGGATTGTGGGAATAGACAGTTTTTTTATCGACGGCAGCAATCCGGCTGAAAACGGTTTCTTTTTCTTCGAATCCATGTTTGCAGCTACCTCCATAACCATTGTCTCCGGTGCCGTAGCCGAACGGATGAAATTCAACGGATACGTCATCGTCTCTATTATCGTCATTTCAATCATCTATCCGATTTTCGGGCACTGGGCATGGAGCGCTCAGGGATGGCTTAAACAGATGGGATTTATTGACTTTGCCGGTTCTACGGTCGTCCATTCAATGGGTGCATGGATTGGGCTCGCAGGTGCCATCATTCTGGGACCTCGACTAGGAAGATTCCGAAAAGGTAAAATCAGCAATTTTGCCCCCAGCAACCACAACTTTATCGTTTTTGGAGTCTTTATCCTATGGTTTGCATGGTTCGCTTTTAACGCCGGAAGCCTCCTCGCCTTTAACTCCTCGGTAAGTATTATTCTCCTCAATACACTGATTGCAGGCTCCTTCGGCGGTTTCGGCACCTATCTCATCAGTCTTTTTCTAAAAAAAGGGATCGGAGTGGAGCTGTTTAGTTTCGGGATCATTTCGGGACTGGTGGGCATTACGGCCGGATGTGCCGATCTGACAACAACAGAGGCTGCATTTGTCGGGTTTGTTTCGGCTTTTATCATGTATTTTTCCGATCATCTTCTGCTCAAAAAGTTCCGGATAGACGATCCGCTGAGCGTGGTAGGCATTCACGGTTTTTCCGGTATATGGGGGACATTTGCGGTAGGACTATTCGCCCCGCTGCAGGAGGGGATGAGCCGTATGGAGTTAATAGGGGTGCAATCGCTCGGTATCGTAAGCGCTTTCATTTTTTCCTTCGGCAGCGGAATCATCCTCTTTCTGGTTTTGGCTCGTTTCAACAGTCTCCGTGTCTCTCGCCGCAACGAAGTGATCGGTCTGAATGTCGCTGAACATCAGGCCAGACTTCCATGGGTGGAGACCATCGACAGCATTATTCGTATCATGAAAACAGGAAATCTCCAGACCAAAGTCTATGAAGAGCGGGATACGGAGGTCGGCATCGTTGCACGTTTTTTCAACTATCTTCTAGAAACGGTCCATCACAAACAAGTTGAACTCAAAAATAATAACACCCTGCTCCGTTCGTCTGCCCAGCGTGACCCGCTCACCGCTCTGCTCAACCGACGAGGGCTAATGGAGAATATTGAAACCACCTCGCCCTATCTCCAGCAGATTTCCGTTATTATCATCGACATCGATAAATTTAAACCGATTAACGACACATTCGGACATGCCGTGGGAGACAGCGTCCTGAAAGAACTCGCAATCTTGCTCAAAAAGATCATGCGGGACAACGATATAGTCGCACGCTGGGGCGGAGAAGAGTTCATCGTCATCATCCGGACTCTTGATATCGCGCTTGCAGAACATATCGCAGACAAAATCCGTCTCAGTATCGAAACTCATCTTTTCCCTACAATCGAACATATTACCTGCTCTTTCGGGGTCAGTGCTCCGAAAAACGACAGCGTTGATTTCGACACACTCTTTGAACAAGCCGATAAAGCACTCTATCAGGCTAAAGAGCTCGGTCGGAATCGTGTATGTTCATGGTAG
- a CDS encoding family 1 encapsulin nanocompartment shell protein: MKFLNRETSPIAPAVWTQIDAVFTPLLSQRLKLRSLVGFTPVPFETDAIPTGNLKTLSTSDNLTLSAREPLRMVEMRYDFELPKSIVEAFKRDKPDFDDSIFKKVSNQFSAVENSLILDGLKEAEIEGILKKIPRKPIHAKNTKGLIDAVAAMIAAFGAEFVEGPYKLVLSTATLIKMVAESEGGVSVKARLESLIGANFFVVCESIGDDKILALSQRGGDFVLYNGLDVSIGYTEEKEESYSLFLTESCSFRIINPEAAVLITL, encoded by the coding sequence ATGAAATTTTTAAACCGAGAAACCTCACCTATCGCCCCGGCAGTATGGACACAGATTGACGCTGTATTTACCCCGCTTTTGAGCCAACGCCTCAAACTCCGTTCTCTCGTCGGATTTACCCCCGTCCCTTTTGAAACCGATGCTATTCCAACGGGAAATCTCAAAACACTCTCTACTTCTGACAATCTGACATTATCGGCACGCGAACCGCTCAGAATGGTTGAGATGCGATACGATTTTGAGTTACCTAAATCCATCGTCGAAGCATTTAAACGGGACAAACCCGATTTTGACGATTCAATCTTTAAAAAGGTCTCCAATCAATTCAGTGCCGTAGAAAACTCTCTTATACTGGACGGATTAAAAGAAGCGGAAATCGAAGGAATTTTGAAAAAAATCCCGCGTAAACCTATACATGCCAAAAATACGAAAGGACTGATCGATGCGGTTGCGGCAATGATTGCGGCATTCGGTGCCGAATTCGTAGAAGGTCCCTATAAACTCGTACTCTCAACCGCGACCCTGATCAAAATGGTGGCGGAAAGCGAAGGGGGCGTCAGTGTCAAAGCCCGTCTGGAATCACTCATAGGTGCAAATTTCTTTGTCGTTTGCGAATCGATCGGAGATGACAAAATTCTGGCACTTTCTCAGCGGGGCGGAGATTTTGTCCTCTACAACGGACTGGATGTCAGTATCGGGTACACCGAAGAGAAAGAGGAAAGTTATTCGCTCTTCTTAACCGAGAGCTGCAGTTTCCGCATTATTAATCCGGAAGCGGCAGTTTTAATCACTCTGTGA
- a CDS encoding J domain-containing protein, with product MQDIEDEEWIIWNGSIGIRDFVTIGRIDTDESVAWLEAPYDMVGPFSLDELTTNGLIHFAACVVMSKQRWQDDREELRQISMERRRQAQQEMFDKLERNNRRKINAMQSAQREYRTLLELPEGGTLEMSQIKTAYRRAAKKAHPDAGGSQELFIRIKEACDALLELV from the coding sequence ATGCAAGACATCGAAGACGAAGAATGGATCATTTGGAACGGTTCGATAGGTATCCGCGATTTTGTGACGATAGGCCGCATCGACACGGATGAGAGCGTCGCATGGCTGGAAGCCCCCTATGACATGGTAGGGCCGTTTTCACTGGATGAGCTTACGACGAACGGCCTCATCCATTTCGCCGCATGCGTCGTTATGTCCAAACAACGATGGCAAGACGATCGGGAAGAGCTGCGTCAAATCTCCATGGAGAGACGGCGTCAAGCCCAGCAAGAGATGTTTGATAAACTCGAAAGAAATAACCGCCGCAAGATCAATGCGATGCAATCCGCCCAAAGAGAGTATCGTACGCTGTTAGAGCTACCGGAGGGAGGCACTCTGGAGATGTCTCAAATCAAAACCGCCTACCGCAGAGCCGCCAAAAAAGCGCATCCGGACGCCGGGGGTTCGCAGGAACTGTTTATCCGTATCAAAGAGGCATGCGACGCACTGCTGGAGTTGGTATAG
- a CDS encoding ferritin-like domain-containing protein yields the protein MANQGFHEDPNLLSDSTKDYHRIIESTMEELEAIDWYNQRAEAATDPAAKAIMEHNRDEEIEHACMGLEWLRRNSPVWDAMMKKFLFTSGDIVVQESAVADQTTQTDSLPAIAPSGTLKIGSNS from the coding sequence ATGGCAAACCAAGGTTTTCACGAAGATCCAAATTTACTTTCGGACAGTACAAAAGATTATCATCGCATTATAGAGAGCACAATGGAAGAGCTCGAAGCGATAGACTGGTATAACCAGCGTGCCGAAGCAGCAACAGACCCGGCTGCGAAAGCGATCATGGAACATAACCGTGACGAAGAGATAGAACACGCATGCATGGGACTGGAGTGGCTAAGACGCAACTCTCCGGTATGGGATGCAATGATGAAAAAATTTCTATTCACAAGCGGTGATATCGTTGTACAGGAGTCCGCAGTAGCGGATCAAACCACTCAAACCGATTCTCTCCCTGCTATAGCACCTTCAGGGACATTAAAAATCGGAAGCAATAGTTAA
- a CDS encoding endonuclease/exonuclease/phosphatase family protein, with protein sequence MLKPQGMIRNIFESQQEQTLPPEFGLLCWNVHKRNIGYKFDLYFNELLEHYSIDLLALQEVKMNQNSVSIFEPFHYSFAPNIKFFNHSYGVLNGSRILDKETFSLLSSHRESMIRTHKCAIFSTYPLHNGEVLLLVNLHAINFRANKVYNKEIEAIFEKIVHHQGPMIVTGDFNSWNRQRIHLLMKVAGSLHLKNSEIGQGHLIKSFMNYRLDHIFYRGVQLTESCAVDVQRISDHNALYARFRVV encoded by the coding sequence ATGTTGAAACCGCAGGGTATGATCCGGAATATTTTTGAATCTCAGCAAGAACAAACATTGCCGCCTGAATTTGGACTGTTATGCTGGAATGTTCACAAACGGAACATCGGATACAAATTTGACCTCTATTTCAATGAACTGCTTGAACACTATTCTATTGATCTTCTCGCTCTTCAAGAGGTTAAAATGAATCAAAACAGTGTCTCCATATTTGAGCCGTTTCATTATTCATTTGCCCCAAATATCAAATTTTTCAATCACAGTTACGGCGTTTTAAACGGTTCTCGTATCTTGGACAAGGAGACGTTTTCACTTCTTTCATCCCATCGTGAAAGTATGATTCGAACCCATAAATGTGCGATCTTTTCGACGTATCCGCTGCATAACGGAGAAGTGCTTTTGCTGGTCAATCTCCATGCGATCAACTTTAGGGCAAACAAGGTTTACAATAAAGAAATCGAAGCAATTTTTGAAAAGATAGTTCATCATCAGGGACCGATGATTGTAACGGGAGATTTTAACAGCTGGAATCGTCAGCGCATCCATTTATTGATGAAAGTGGCGGGAAGTCTGCATCTCAAAAACAGTGAGATTGGACAGGGCCATTTGATTAAATCGTTTATGAACTACAGGCTGGATCATATCTTTTATCGGGGAGTGCAATTGACAGAGAGCTGTGCCGTAGATGTCCAAAGGATATCGGACCATAATGCGCTGTATGCCCGGTTTAGGGTTGTTTAG
- the cls gene encoding cardiolipin synthase: MQTQHTQVVAFEGTRGPVSEGRNTAIMEGLERKSGDIDILNKHLAMEQAINTDSPLVLGNKLVLLQDGPQTYQAMFAAIRAAKNHIHLETYTFGDDEVGQQFADLLLKKQAEGVQVNLIYDSFGCLNTPKEFFDRLSAGGIQILEFNPVNPLEGKKKEWLLNNRDHRKLLVVDGRIAFVGGVNISESYSSGPSIHSSDKEGAKLTGWRDTHLQIEGPVVAEFQKLFLDTWSKQKGPRLDNQINFPKLERQGNDIVRAIGSASADPYSLIYLTLLSAIDNAQLQVSLTNAYFVPDPQLLQALGDAAQRGVDVKLILPGNTDSWVVFHAGRSYYSQLLRKGVKIYERRGAVMHSKTATIDGVWSTIGSTNLDWRSFLHNDEINAVILGRDFSRQMDAMFAKDLAESDPIDLEQWENRSLLLRLKEKVARIVKYWL, encoded by the coding sequence TTGCAGACGCAACACACGCAGGTGGTGGCATTCGAGGGGACGCGCGGTCCCGTCTCCGAGGGGAGAAACACTGCCATCATGGAAGGGCTCGAACGCAAATCCGGCGACATCGACATTCTGAACAAACACCTGGCCATGGAGCAGGCGATCAATACCGACAGCCCTTTGGTGCTAGGCAACAAGCTGGTCTTGTTGCAGGACGGACCGCAAACCTACCAAGCTATGTTCGCTGCCATACGCGCGGCCAAAAACCACATTCATTTGGAAACCTATACCTTCGGAGATGACGAGGTCGGCCAACAGTTCGCCGATCTACTGCTTAAAAAACAGGCTGAGGGCGTCCAGGTCAATCTGATCTATGATAGCTTCGGCTGCCTGAATACCCCTAAGGAATTCTTCGATAGGCTAAGTGCAGGCGGCATTCAGATCCTCGAATTCAATCCGGTCAATCCGTTGGAAGGGAAAAAAAAGGAGTGGCTCCTGAATAATCGCGATCACCGCAAATTGCTGGTGGTCGACGGCCGCATCGCCTTCGTCGGTGGCGTCAATATCAGCGAATCCTATTCCAGTGGCCCATCCATCCACTCCTCCGATAAAGAAGGGGCGAAACTCACAGGCTGGCGAGACACCCACCTGCAGATCGAAGGGCCCGTAGTAGCGGAGTTTCAGAAGCTCTTCCTGGACACCTGGAGCAAACAAAAGGGGCCTCGGCTGGATAATCAAATTAATTTCCCGAAACTCGAGCGACAGGGAAACGACATCGTGCGCGCCATCGGAAGCGCTTCCGCCGATCCCTATAGCCTGATCTATCTAACCCTTCTCTCGGCGATCGACAATGCGCAGTTACAGGTATCTTTGACCAACGCCTATTTCGTTCCCGATCCTCAACTGCTCCAAGCTCTGGGCGATGCAGCGCAGCGCGGCGTCGATGTGAAGCTGATTTTGCCGGGGAATACCGATTCTTGGGTGGTGTTTCACGCGGGGCGCTCGTATTATTCACAGTTGCTGCGTAAGGGGGTAAAGATCTACGAGCGGCGCGGCGCAGTGATGCATTCCAAAACTGCCACCATCGACGGCGTCTGGTCGACCATCGGATCGACCAATCTGGATTGGCGCAGCTTCCTGCACAACGACGAAATTAATGCAGTGATACTGGGGCGTGACTTTTCCCGGCAAATGGATGCCATGTTTGCCAAAGATCTGGCCGAGTCCGATCCCATCGATCTTGAACAATGGGAGAATCGTTCGCTGTTATTACGATTGAAAGAGAAGGTCGCGCGAATCGTCAAATACTGGCTATAG
- a CDS encoding 4Fe-4S dicluster domain-containing protein, which produces MAVLITDSCINCDACIEECPATAIVSADESPLSDGEYTYVKPEKCIECVDAAVPKCADVCPTEDCIVWDMPYVADYNDYFVLSDRYVIREHKKKGLMSPEVSPMPWRENIAMEQREAHVSVGQTLKLYN; this is translated from the coding sequence ATGGCTGTTCTTATTACCGACTCTTGCATAAATTGTGATGCGTGTATAGAAGAGTGTCCTGCAACAGCGATCGTCAGTGCCGACGAGTCACCGTTAAGTGATGGTGAATACACCTACGTCAAGCCTGAAAAATGTATCGAGTGTGTCGATGCCGCAGTACCAAAATGTGCCGATGTCTGTCCGACGGAGGATTGTATCGTATGGGATATGCCCTACGTTGCGGACTATAACGATTATTTCGTACTAAGTGACCGATACGTGATTCGAGAACATAAGAAAAAAGGGCTGATGTCTCCGGAAGTGAGTCCGATGCCGTGGCGTGAAAACATCGCCATGGAACAAAGAGAAGCTCATGTGAGTGTAGGGCAGACGCTGAAGCTTTATAATTAG
- a CDS encoding thioredoxin fold domain-containing protein has protein sequence MKKIVISLCALVSVVMADDPIISELSALDIIKESQIQILKVHDEGSVYLIKGLPTRVVEGQEKRPFDFFITKDKKILITGNAIRTDTKQRVSFPMDKNIIAGKEAFSYGTGKEVLYVFIDPQCPYCKQFEKIMPTLKEKYTFKIYLFPLSFHPEAIPMSKWILKGSDQEDMAERLLAIANGSQEYKNVVLSADEDKRLMDLINIQIGLAKEIEVMGTPTVMDSDLNKMNWPSL, from the coding sequence ATGAAAAAGATAGTCATATCACTATGTGCACTGGTATCTGTCGTTATGGCAGACGATCCGATAATCTCGGAATTAAGTGCCTTGGATATCATCAAAGAGAGTCAGATACAGATTCTTAAAGTTCATGACGAGGGAAGCGTATATCTTATTAAGGGGCTGCCGACACGTGTCGTTGAAGGGCAAGAGAAAAGACCGTTTGATTTTTTTATCACTAAAGACAAAAAGATTCTGATCACGGGCAATGCTATTCGTACCGACACAAAACAAAGAGTGAGCTTTCCGATGGATAAAAATATTATTGCAGGGAAAGAAGCATTTAGTTACGGGACCGGAAAAGAGGTGTTATATGTCTTTATCGACCCGCAGTGCCCCTACTGTAAGCAATTTGAAAAAATAATGCCGACACTCAAAGAAAAGTATACTTTTAAAATCTATCTCTTCCCGCTGTCATTTCATCCGGAGGCAATACCGATGAGTAAATGGATTCTCAAAGGGAGCGATCAAGAGGATATGGCTGAACGACTTTTAGCCATAGCAAACGGCTCTCAAGAGTATAAAAACGTTGTACTGAGTGCGGATGAAGATAAACGATTGATGGATTTGATCAACATACAGATAGGGTTAGCCAAAGAGATAGAAGTAATGGGGACACCTACTGTTATGGACAGCGACCTCAATAAAATGAACTGGCCGAGTCTGTAA
- a CDS encoding glutathione peroxidase has translation MSAPEKSIYDFEVLTIHKEKSTLEPYRGKVMLIVNTASKCGFTPQFAGLEKLYRTYKDIGFVVLGFPCNQFASQEPLSEPEIENFCRIDYGVTFPMFAKIDVNGDNTHPLYRYLKQQAPGILGSEAIKWNFTKFLVDRHGKVITRYAPATTPEEIEADIKALL, from the coding sequence ATGTCAGCACCTGAAAAAAGTATTTACGATTTCGAAGTCCTAACCATCCATAAGGAAAAGAGCACGCTAGAACCGTATCGCGGAAAAGTGATGCTCATCGTCAACACTGCCAGTAAATGCGGTTTTACCCCGCAGTTTGCAGGTCTTGAAAAACTGTATCGTACCTACAAAGACATAGGGTTCGTTGTACTGGGTTTCCCTTGCAACCAATTCGCATCCCAAGAGCCTCTCAGCGAACCGGAGATCGAAAATTTTTGCCGGATCGATTATGGGGTAACCTTTCCGATGTTTGCCAAAATCGACGTCAACGGAGACAATACCCATCCCCTCTATCGCTATCTCAAACAACAGGCTCCCGGAATTCTGGGAAGTGAAGCGATCAAATGGAACTTTACCAAATTCCTCGTCGACCGTCATGGAAAAGTTATTACACGCTATGCCCCTGCAACGACCCCTGAAGAAATCGAAGCGGATATAAAAGCACTGTTATAA
- a CDS encoding monooxygenase, with translation MRYLLQVDFPHNGPFGDELSAAMGDLAKDIANEKGLISKLWTENEATKEAGGIYLFDNEEDAQRYLKKHTARLESFGYSNIRGKIFVVNEALSALSIPTK, from the coding sequence ATGAGATACCTTCTACAAGTCGATTTTCCCCACAACGGACCGTTCGGCGACGAACTGAGTGCGGCAATGGGTGATCTGGCGAAAGACATTGCGAATGAAAAAGGGCTGATTTCCAAACTTTGGACGGAAAATGAAGCGACCAAGGAAGCAGGGGGGATTTATCTGTTTGACAACGAAGAGGATGCCCAGCGGTATTTGAAAAAACATACTGCGCGTTTGGAGTCATTCGGATATAGCAACATACGAGGGAAGATTTTTGTGGTAAATGAAGCGCTAAGTGCGTTGTCGATTCCGACAAAGTAA
- a CDS encoding CPBP family intramembrane glutamic endopeptidase: MFLWIITLICLRILAKDTSFDRQNFWRKESIGSFFQPLLIQFLVISLILCLLLYFLKPEWLFLLMREKTLLWIAILFFYPLFSVYPQEIVYRAFFFHRYHVLFPNQQAMILVNAFVFGYMHIIFHNWIAVILTLGGGFLFANLYAKTHSLALLFIAHSLYGCMLFTLGLGQFFYMGSLATMVQTVSF; the protein is encoded by the coding sequence GTGTTTTTATGGATAATCACCCTGATTTGTCTGCGTATCCTTGCGAAAGATACTTCATTTGACCGTCAAAATTTTTGGCGTAAAGAGTCTATAGGATCTTTTTTTCAGCCCTTACTGATACAGTTTTTAGTTATTTCTCTGATTTTGTGCCTATTGCTCTATTTTTTAAAGCCCGAATGGCTTTTTTTGCTCATGCGTGAAAAGACGCTGCTTTGGATAGCGATTCTCTTTTTTTATCCGCTTTTTTCAGTCTATCCGCAGGAAATCGTCTATCGGGCTTTTTTCTTTCACCGCTATCATGTGCTCTTTCCCAATCAGCAGGCTATGATCCTTGTTAATGCATTTGTATTTGGCTATATGCATATTATTTTTCACAATTGGATCGCCGTAATCCTTACACTCGGAGGAGGTTTTCTCTTCGCGAATCTTTATGCAAAAACACACTCTCTCGCTCTGCTGTTTATCGCACACTCCCTCTATGGGTGTATGCTTTTTACACTGGGATTGGGGCAGTTTTTTTATATGGGGAGTCTTGCAACCATGGTACAGACAGTCTCTTTTTAA
- a CDS encoding MarR family winged helix-turn-helix transcriptional regulator translates to MSICFLSLETSKIFNQLILDELSHQGFDGLSNALIVLFPYIDEYKGISASALASKIGYTRQAMHKNLLKLETLGYILFETGENKKEKAVVLTQKGLELMKSATVFIENTQHELSELLGEKGLQEYMEYQSKVVSHLHSKKGM, encoded by the coding sequence ATGTCAATCTGCTTTTTATCGTTAGAGACCAGTAAAATATTTAATCAGCTCATTTTGGATGAGCTCTCACACCAAGGCTTCGACGGGCTTAGCAATGCCCTGATCGTCCTGTTTCCTTACATCGATGAATACAAAGGGATCTCCGCCAGCGCCCTTGCGTCCAAGATAGGCTATACCCGGCAGGCGATGCACAAAAACCTCCTAAAACTCGAGACACTTGGATACATCCTGTTCGAAACAGGAGAGAACAAAAAAGAGAAAGCCGTCGTATTGACCCAGAAAGGGTTGGAGCTGATGAAAAGCGCGACGGTATTCATCGAAAATACGCAGCATGAACTCTCCGAACTGTTAGGCGAAAAAGGGTTGCAGGAATATATGGAGTACCAATCCAAAGTCGTATCCCACCTGCATAGCAAAAAGGGGATGTAA
- a CDS encoding heme-binding domain-containing protein: MKIVVYFLVGFAIVIQLFRPDFKNPTVDEKVALNADPHVMNVLKTSCYDCHSDETKYPWYQNVAPVSWIMSDHIQRGRKALDFSNWANIDPKVKLLRLERATQVVKNEMMPKHEYLLMHKNAILNNEEKQTLEKFFDEQIIELGGSTSTLKKFNI; the protein is encoded by the coding sequence ATGAAGATAGTCGTGTATTTTTTAGTTGGTTTCGCAATCGTGATACAGCTTTTTAGACCGGATTTTAAAAATCCGACCGTGGATGAAAAGGTTGCGTTAAATGCTGATCCTCATGTTATGAATGTCCTAAAAACATCCTGTTACGATTGTCATTCCGATGAAACGAAATACCCATGGTATCAAAATGTCGCTCCGGTATCATGGATCATGTCAGACCATATCCAAAGAGGCCGAAAAGCACTTGATTTTTCAAATTGGGCGAATATCGATCCAAAAGTGAAATTACTCCGATTGGAGCGTGCAACGCAAGTGGTTAAAAATGAGATGATGCCGAAACACGAATATCTCTTGATGCATAAGAATGCTATTTTGAATAATGAAGAAAAACAAACTTTAGAGAAATTTTTTGATGAACAAATTATCGAGCTGGGCGGTTCGACAAGTACACTGAAAAAATTTAATATTTAA
- a CDS encoding YceI family protein produces the protein MSISYSVKTLTPAEALNLIENGAKILDPITPEAYDCYHIKDALNACVYEVAFLQKVPELIPDKTVPIVIYANSATSHESLVAAQNLELLGYSKVFVVEGGIDALVEAGCMGEGSADGHIEQLEYTSGSYSARVDNAFIGWTGRNANGKHYGTVGLKEGFLQIDGENIHGSFTVDMNDITDLDLPDASFAQMLVAHLRSDDFFSVQSFPEATFTIHSAKRSPAATASSVNHILHGTLSLCGISKTLNIPATFVQSSANTLIIEAHFDFDRTHWGIAYGSAHFFRFLGMHVVFDPVSIEVRFELNTVL, from the coding sequence ATGTCTATATCATATTCCGTAAAAACGCTCACTCCTGCCGAAGCCCTTAATCTGATCGAAAATGGGGCAAAAATTCTCGATCCTATAACCCCAGAAGCGTATGATTGCTATCACATCAAAGATGCGCTGAATGCCTGTGTCTATGAAGTTGCTTTTTTACAGAAAGTTCCGGAACTTATCCCTGACAAAACGGTTCCCATTGTTATATACGCTAACAGTGCTACGTCGCATGAATCCCTTGTCGCCGCCCAAAATCTCGAACTGCTCGGTTACAGCAAGGTTTTTGTAGTGGAGGGGGGGATTGACGCGCTTGTGGAAGCCGGCTGCATGGGAGAAGGTTCCGCAGACGGACACATCGAACAACTCGAATATACATCGGGAAGCTATAGCGCTCGGGTGGATAATGCATTTATCGGATGGACCGGACGCAATGCCAACGGTAAACATTACGGAACTGTCGGTTTGAAAGAGGGATTTCTGCAGATTGACGGAGAGAATATCCATGGCAGCTTTACCGTCGATATGAACGATATAACCGACCTTGATCTACCCGATGCCTCATTTGCACAAATGCTGGTCGCCCACTTACGTTCCGATGACTTCTTCTCCGTCCAATCCTTTCCTGAAGCTACTTTTACTATCCACAGTGCCAAACGTTCACCCGCAGCCACTGCCAGTTCGGTCAATCATATCTTGCACGGTACTCTTAGCCTCTGCGGCATCAGTAAAACGCTCAATATTCCTGCTACCTTTGTACAAAGCAGTGCCAATACGTTGATAATCGAAGCCCATTTTGATTTTGATCGCACACATTGGGGAATTGCCTACGGTTCTGCACATTTTTTTCGTTTTTTGGGAATGCATGTGGTCTTCGATCCTGTCAGTATCGAAGTCCGTTTCGAGCTCAACACTGTACTCTAA